Proteins from a genomic interval of Pseudomonas silesiensis:
- a CDS encoding MFS transporter has product MQRINAVDILDTAKLNRFHLLLVFWCSFIMLFDGYDLVIYGSVLPHLMTEWNLTASQAGMLGSSSMLGMMFGAIILGTTADRFGRRPIILFCVALFSVAAFINAFAFDATTFGICRFLTGVGLGGVVPNLVTILKEMAPTQYRNRLINLMLSFFAVGGLLSALAGMYLIPLLGWHSPFYIAGLSLISLPLLYKTLPESVAYLVHRNRHEEVGKLLQEINPNHKHSKQIRYEIETVANTAGTSMASLFSDARAVSTVMMWIAFGMCMLMVYGLNTWLPKLMNSGGYPLGSSIAFLLVMNIGALIGQLASGFVADRWGCKPTLLVFFALSAVSISLLGVRPGPVTLYLILLVAGGATVGCLSVVHTLAADIYPANARSTGVSMAAAVGRCGAVAGPLLGGYLFSLSLPFEQNFLLFGLPGVVAVVAVLLISQRHSNQVSEDTRLKQGV; this is encoded by the coding sequence ATGCAACGCATCAACGCTGTCGACATCCTCGACACCGCGAAGCTTAACCGCTTCCACCTCTTACTCGTGTTCTGGTGCTCCTTCATCATGCTGTTCGATGGATACGACCTCGTCATCTACGGCTCGGTGTTGCCCCATTTGATGACCGAATGGAACCTTACTGCCTCACAGGCCGGCATGCTCGGCTCAAGCTCCATGCTGGGCATGATGTTCGGTGCCATCATTCTGGGTACTACGGCGGATCGATTTGGGAGACGCCCAATCATATTGTTCTGCGTCGCGCTGTTCAGCGTGGCCGCTTTCATTAACGCTTTCGCTTTTGATGCCACTACGTTTGGCATTTGTCGATTTTTGACCGGCGTTGGTTTGGGTGGCGTGGTTCCAAACCTGGTGACAATTCTTAAGGAGATGGCACCCACCCAGTACCGCAATCGTCTGATCAACCTGATGCTCAGCTTCTTTGCAGTAGGTGGTCTGTTGTCGGCACTCGCTGGCATGTACCTGATCCCGTTGTTGGGATGGCACTCGCCGTTCTACATCGCAGGACTTTCATTGATTTCTCTGCCGCTGCTCTACAAGACGTTGCCTGAATCGGTTGCCTATCTCGTTCACCGAAACCGTCACGAAGAGGTGGGCAAGCTGCTACAGGAGATCAATCCCAATCACAAACATTCGAAGCAAATTCGCTACGAAATCGAAACGGTCGCCAACACCGCTGGTACTTCTATGGCTTCACTTTTCAGCGATGCGCGTGCTGTTTCAACCGTCATGATGTGGATCGCTTTCGGAATGTGCATGTTGATGGTCTACGGCCTAAATACCTGGCTGCCGAAACTCATGAATAGCGGCGGATACCCGCTGGGGTCAAGCATTGCCTTTTTGCTGGTGATGAACATCGGAGCGCTCATCGGGCAGCTTGCCAGTGGCTTTGTTGCCGACCGCTGGGGCTGCAAGCCGACCTTGCTGGTGTTCTTTGCACTCTCGGCTGTGTCTATCTCACTATTGGGCGTGCGTCCCGGCCCGGTCACGCTGTATCTGATTCTACTGGTTGCCGGCGGCGCCACAGTGGGTTGTCTATCGGTAGTCCACACACTCGCCGCGGATATCTACCCCGCAAATGCACGATCAACTGGCGTAAGCATGGCAGCTGCCGTTGGTCGTTGCGGTGCCGTCGCTGGCCCTTTGCTGGGTGGTTACCTGTTCAGCCTTAGCCTTCCCTTCGAGCAAAATTTCCTTCTGTTCGGCCTACCAGGTGTCGTGGCCGTAGTCGCGGTGCTGCTGATCTCACAGCGACACTCAAACCAAGTCAGCGAAGACACGCGATTGAAGCAAGGCGTTTAA
- a CDS encoding OprD family porin — MKNSRRICWAASGLAAVFSTSGHADVFKDSHLSLGLRNFYVDRDFKQSDAPKSRVGSWSQGFDLQFKSGYSEGPVQFGLDASGQYAYRLDGGGGRGPDTVLPYDNSKSEQAHDYGRAGMTAKIKASNTEIRIGEHRPTLPVAYTDDSRQLVTTYEGATIESKEWSKLTLNAGRFWKIATRESSNQEDIYLFGDSPAQSSDGLNFAGARYDFTPALNTTYYFAQLEDIYRQHYAAAAYTWDIGDGYSLKSDLRYYNTQDEGAKLSGDFDNRSIGVMTALRKGAHTFTLAYQRMSGDDAFPLLNGYAPQPFLVNWSTIAFYKAGERSWQARYDYDFVAMGLPGLKFMTRYLRGTDIDRGQGLADNVESETNFTMSYVIQSGPLQGVAFEGRNIKVKTRYGADFDENRLITSYTWKFW, encoded by the coding sequence ATGAAGAATAGTCGTCGGATCTGTTGGGCTGCGTCAGGCCTGGCAGCAGTATTTTCAACCTCAGGTCACGCGGATGTGTTTAAGGACAGTCATCTCTCCCTGGGTCTACGCAACTTTTACGTAGATCGTGACTTCAAGCAGTCCGACGCGCCCAAATCGCGGGTAGGCAGCTGGAGCCAGGGCTTCGACCTACAGTTCAAATCAGGCTACTCGGAAGGCCCCGTGCAATTCGGACTGGACGCATCTGGTCAGTATGCCTATCGCTTAGACGGTGGTGGGGGCCGCGGCCCAGACACGGTACTCCCTTACGACAACAGCAAGAGCGAGCAGGCACATGATTACGGCCGCGCCGGTATGACGGCCAAGATCAAGGCGTCTAACACGGAAATCCGGATCGGTGAGCACAGACCAACGTTGCCGGTGGCCTACACCGACGACTCGCGGCAGCTGGTCACTACCTATGAAGGCGCTACCATCGAATCCAAGGAGTGGTCGAAGCTGACCCTCAACGCTGGCCGCTTCTGGAAAATCGCGACACGTGAATCGTCGAACCAAGAAGATATCTACCTTTTTGGGGATTCGCCCGCGCAGAGTAGTGATGGTCTGAATTTCGCAGGCGCCCGTTATGACTTTACGCCTGCGCTCAATACGACCTATTACTTCGCTCAGCTCGAAGATATCTACCGACAGCACTACGCAGCTGCGGCATATACCTGGGATATTGGAGACGGATACAGCCTCAAGTCAGACTTGCGGTACTACAACACTCAAGACGAGGGCGCGAAGCTGTCGGGTGATTTCGATAACCGCTCAATTGGCGTCATGACTGCACTGCGCAAGGGTGCTCACACCTTCACCCTGGCTTACCAGCGCATGAGTGGCGACGATGCCTTCCCGCTACTCAACGGTTACGCGCCCCAACCTTTCCTGGTGAACTGGTCAACCATTGCGTTTTACAAGGCCGGAGAGCGCTCCTGGCAGGCGCGCTACGACTATGACTTCGTTGCTATGGGGCTGCCTGGGTTGAAGTTCATGACGCGCTACCTGCGCGGTACGGATATTGATCGAGGCCAAGGCTTAGCGGACAACGTTGAAAGCGAAACCAACTTCACTATGTCGTATGTCATTCAAAGCGGCCCACTACAGGGGGTGGCGTTTGAGGGACGTAACATCAAAGTCAAAACACGATACGGCGCAGACTTCGATGAGAACCGCCTGATCACAAGTTACACCTGGAAATTCTGGTAA